In the genome of Myxococcus stipitatus, one region contains:
- a CDS encoding tenascin-X has translation MLLLLAAMSSTGATACREEGGLTGAQGRLRLSHERLDFPFAYPGGVREAEVRVMNAGRAPLDVTWTQVDEPFSLVDVPPVRVASDEVPVRLRFSPRATGTFQTRLSGTASDGGRVELVLWGEARPVPDCVASTCAAAAFDPVTERCVETLLPDGTGCDPGNACLTTATCQQGRCKGLERPCDDGNACTTDVCHVLDGCSAVPAPPCPGAGACQVGTCDPKLGCALVDAPDGTFCGTERGCDAADVCVEGTCARRNLPDGFLCEGASPCQAEGRCKGAVCVRPPAVALSRDWTLDVHAMHRNLHDLLVGPEGDVTLSGFYESALLDASAPSPLLSSEAARRCMLWNDRLLCMDLPDDGKVSLVERYTGVPRWTFTLAAARPDIGQRTSSLFLARLAVMAPDRLAALFEAYPVEQGRDTRCRMYFLVVLDALGQLVSAQELTDPLLSECNHPHPFGVASDAVGDLYVSFAPTLNLEAPLRPGAPSLFMAFSSDGVPRWRTTQPMESGELAVANGLLFPERGMQALSTRDGSVKAVLEKPFGRAVATRERVVPSAPGTTVNADVHPLPLVTELRGFTLPGLQPAWTYSLRAHQTFTSKELRLATWPEAPGLPPRTVVLTTAKDTRDEQALLVGIHATSGREAFQCRLDYGAHSVPQLLELAPGALLLMDGAETCGECDPPFAYSAQARFHRFPMPGLLPAQEPWPGTFGGPGHDHHEGADR, from the coding sequence ATGCTCCTCCTGCTGGCGGCGATGTCGAGCACCGGCGCCACGGCCTGTCGCGAGGAGGGGGGGCTGACGGGGGCACAGGGCCGGCTGCGGCTGTCCCACGAGCGGCTCGACTTTCCCTTCGCCTACCCCGGCGGCGTCCGCGAGGCCGAGGTCCGGGTGATGAACGCGGGCCGTGCTCCGCTGGATGTCACCTGGACGCAGGTGGACGAGCCCTTCTCGCTGGTGGATGTGCCTCCCGTGCGCGTGGCCTCGGACGAAGTGCCCGTGCGGCTGCGCTTCAGCCCCCGTGCCACGGGCACCTTCCAGACGCGGCTCTCCGGCACCGCGTCCGATGGGGGACGCGTGGAGCTGGTGCTGTGGGGCGAGGCACGGCCGGTGCCGGACTGCGTGGCCTCGACGTGTGCCGCCGCGGCGTTCGACCCCGTCACCGAGCGCTGTGTGGAGACGCTGCTTCCGGACGGCACCGGGTGTGACCCGGGCAACGCGTGTCTCACCACGGCCACCTGTCAGCAGGGGCGGTGCAAGGGGCTCGAGCGGCCGTGTGATGATGGCAACGCCTGCACCACGGACGTGTGTCACGTGTTGGATGGGTGCTCCGCGGTGCCCGCGCCGCCGTGTCCCGGGGCCGGAGCGTGTCAGGTGGGCACGTGCGACCCGAAGCTCGGGTGTGCCCTCGTGGATGCGCCGGATGGGACCTTCTGCGGGACGGAGCGCGGCTGTGACGCCGCCGACGTGTGCGTGGAGGGCACGTGCGCGCGGCGCAACCTCCCGGATGGCTTCCTGTGTGAGGGGGCCAGTCCCTGTCAGGCGGAGGGGCGCTGCAAAGGGGCCGTGTGCGTGCGCCCTCCGGCCGTGGCGCTGTCGAGGGACTGGACCCTGGACGTCCATGCGATGCACCGGAACCTGCATGACCTGCTGGTGGGGCCCGAGGGCGACGTGACGCTGTCGGGCTTCTACGAGTCCGCGCTGCTGGATGCGTCGGCGCCTTCGCCGCTGTTGAGCAGCGAGGCCGCCCGGCGCTGCATGCTGTGGAACGACCGGCTGTTGTGCATGGACCTGCCGGACGACGGCAAGGTGTCGCTGGTGGAGCGCTACACGGGCGTGCCCCGGTGGACCTTCACCCTGGCGGCGGCGCGGCCGGACATCGGACAGCGCACCTCCAGCCTCTTCCTGGCGCGCCTGGCGGTGATGGCTCCGGACCGGCTGGCGGCGCTCTTCGAGGCCTACCCCGTGGAGCAGGGCCGCGACACACGCTGTCGCATGTACTTCCTGGTGGTGCTGGATGCCCTCGGGCAGCTGGTGTCCGCGCAGGAGCTCACCGACCCGCTGCTGTCCGAGTGCAACCACCCGCACCCCTTCGGCGTCGCCTCCGACGCGGTGGGGGACCTGTATGTCTCCTTCGCTCCGACGCTGAACCTGGAGGCGCCGCTGCGTCCCGGTGCGCCGTCGCTGTTCATGGCGTTCTCCTCGGACGGAGTGCCTCGCTGGCGCACGACGCAGCCCATGGAGTCAGGGGAGCTCGCGGTGGCGAACGGGCTGCTCTTCCCCGAGCGGGGGATGCAGGCCCTGAGCACGCGGGATGGCTCGGTGAAGGCGGTGCTGGAGAAGCCCTTTGGCCGCGCGGTCGCCACGCGAGAGCGGGTGGTGCCCAGCGCGCCAGGCACCACGGTGAACGCCGACGTGCACCCGCTCCCCCTCGTCACGGAGCTCCGGGGCTTCACGCTGCCAGGGCTGCAGCCGGCGTGGACGTACTCGCTGCGCGCGCACCAGACCTTCACCTCGAAGGAGCTGCGGCTGGCCACCTGGCCGGAGGCACCCGGGCTTCCACCCCGGACCGTGGTGCTCACGACGGCGAAGGACACGCGCGATGAGCAGGCGCTGCTGGTGGGCATCCACGCGACGAGCGGGCGCGAGGCCTTCCAGTGCCGGCTCGACTACGGGGCGCACTCGGTTCCGCAGCTGCTGGAGCTGGCACCGGGGGCACTGCTGCTGATGGATGGCGCGGAGACGTGCGGAGAATGCGACCCGCCCTTCGCCTACAGCGCGCAGGCGCGCTTCCACCGCTTCCCCATGCCGGGCCTGCTCCCCGCGCAGGAGCCCTGGCCCGGGACTTTCGGAGGCCCGGGGCATGACCACCACGAGGGCGCGGACCGCTGA
- a CDS encoding DUF4166 domain-containing protein produces MSFERRHRACRRALGLLADFYRANPCRMARVHLLAASAVTLGRFWGVSEPFARLGAAVMPVDERGQPRTREWASYARACEEHLPWEVRDERWIEAHIRDVARAREQGHEAAFLEEARAHAREPLWRLLVQHVEMTLGARLFDQPALAGAVPGETAMAHGLALSLSRMLSACWSLLRHYAFATVRALCVPRERDDAGLVGERRAAWLLLGSFLTAWTAASVYRRGVKAVHRGQSTRPSDVWPLLASALGPEVARVDPRVRRFYANPGAWNTRASVTFSSLPARMMAWVATRLFGQGLFEQGPCTFPGRFRTFRRADGSMHFVRELYCDGVLREFDSDFIVRGGRLHEVFVEQGLDLELDVHVLEDGGLRLRGGTLRWHGLRMPPFGRGVEFRIHPASDDSERVDIIGTLGRGSVPETALGRIHYEAWLASAEASVG; encoded by the coding sequence ATGAGCTTCGAGCGTCGTCACCGCGCCTGCCGTCGGGCCTTGGGGTTGCTCGCGGACTTCTACCGCGCGAATCCGTGCCGCATGGCCCGGGTGCACCTGCTGGCCGCGAGCGCCGTCACGCTGGGCCGCTTCTGGGGCGTCTCGGAGCCCTTCGCCCGCCTGGGCGCCGCCGTCATGCCCGTGGATGAGCGAGGCCAGCCTCGCACGCGGGAATGGGCGTCCTATGCGAGGGCCTGCGAGGAGCACCTCCCCTGGGAGGTCCGGGACGAGCGCTGGATCGAGGCCCACATCCGGGATGTCGCGAGGGCTCGCGAGCAGGGCCACGAGGCCGCGTTCCTCGAGGAGGCCCGGGCCCATGCGCGGGAGCCCTTGTGGCGCTTGCTGGTGCAACACGTGGAGATGACGCTGGGCGCGCGCTTGTTCGACCAGCCCGCCCTCGCGGGGGCCGTCCCGGGCGAGACCGCCATGGCCCACGGCCTGGCGCTGTCCCTGTCACGCATGCTGAGCGCGTGCTGGAGCCTGCTGCGTCACTATGCCTTCGCCACCGTGCGCGCGCTGTGCGTGCCGCGTGAGCGCGACGACGCGGGCCTGGTGGGTGAGCGGCGCGCGGCGTGGCTGCTCTTGGGGAGCTTCCTCACCGCGTGGACCGCGGCCAGCGTCTACCGCCGAGGCGTGAAGGCCGTGCACCGAGGGCAGAGCACCCGGCCTTCGGATGTGTGGCCCTTGCTCGCATCGGCGCTGGGTCCCGAGGTGGCGCGCGTGGACCCTCGCGTCCGCCGCTTCTACGCCAACCCGGGTGCGTGGAACACGCGGGCGTCGGTGACGTTCTCCTCGCTGCCGGCGCGGATGATGGCCTGGGTGGCCACGCGGCTGTTCGGTCAGGGCCTCTTCGAGCAAGGTCCCTGCACCTTCCCGGGACGCTTCCGCACCTTCCGCCGCGCGGATGGCTCCATGCATTTCGTCCGGGAGCTGTACTGCGACGGCGTGCTGCGCGAGTTCGACTCGGACTTCATCGTGCGTGGGGGCCGGCTGCACGAGGTGTTCGTCGAGCAGGGGTTGGACCTGGAGCTGGATGTCCACGTGCTGGAGGACGGCGGCCTCCGCTTGCGAGGCGGGACGCTGCGCTGGCACGGCCTGCGGATGCCTCCCTTCGGGCGCGGCGTCGAGTTCCGCATCCACCCCGCCTCGGACGACTCCGAGCGCGTGGACATCATCGGCACCCTGGGCCGCGGCTCCGTTCCGGAGACAGCGCTGGGCCGCATCCACTACGAGGCCTGGCTCGCGTCGGCCGAGGCGAGCGTCGGGTGA
- a CDS encoding SRPBCC family protein produces the protein MSVAFYLLLLIGLLGAFDVVYFHLWRGRLHERAECQREVLWHTARHLIYALQFLWVPHVRFQGWALGLLVLLYAADVLVALADVWEERDSRASQGGVPRGEYFMHVVLSVLVGLYLMATFQAVWVDRLLPTGVRIAPPPVPDTLRGLMTVMGVTALLTFATDLARWRAFRRNPRPTPTGQQPLQRIVVEVLIPAPVETVWERTQDPALHTAWDIRFTSIRALPEQDARGFHLLDYRTHLGFGLEVVGWGRYLASSLHQRSIFEFGADDWRSLILRGRGLWLYERRPEGTYFKTVFDYETRHGVLGELLDAALFRPLMRLGTEWGFETLRRWCAGDVHATRQRRSRWRFGAFLVARWLGRPPAPGAARSWLGRGDAAEGRTRPCGELVEVAP, from the coding sequence ATGAGCGTCGCCTTCTACCTGCTGCTCCTCATCGGCCTGCTGGGCGCCTTCGACGTCGTCTACTTCCACCTCTGGCGCGGCCGGCTCCACGAGCGTGCCGAGTGTCAGCGCGAGGTGCTCTGGCACACGGCGCGGCACCTCATCTACGCGCTCCAGTTCCTCTGGGTGCCGCACGTGCGCTTCCAGGGCTGGGCGCTGGGGTTGCTCGTGCTCCTCTACGCCGCGGACGTGCTGGTGGCCCTGGCGGACGTCTGGGAGGAGCGCGACAGCCGGGCCTCCCAGGGAGGGGTGCCCCGGGGTGAGTACTTCATGCACGTGGTGCTCAGCGTGCTGGTGGGGCTCTACCTCATGGCCACGTTCCAGGCCGTGTGGGTGGACCGGCTGCTGCCCACGGGCGTGCGCATCGCGCCTCCCCCCGTGCCCGACACCTTGCGCGGGCTGATGACCGTCATGGGGGTGACGGCGCTCCTCACCTTCGCGACGGACCTGGCGCGGTGGCGGGCCTTCCGACGCAACCCTCGGCCGACTCCAACAGGGCAACAGCCACTCCAACGGATTGTCGTGGAGGTGCTCATCCCCGCGCCGGTGGAGACGGTCTGGGAGCGCACCCAGGACCCCGCGCTGCACACGGCCTGGGACATCCGCTTCACGTCCATCCGCGCCCTGCCGGAGCAGGACGCGCGAGGCTTCCACCTCCTGGACTACCGGACGCACCTGGGCTTCGGGCTCGAGGTCGTCGGGTGGGGTCGCTACCTGGCCAGCAGCCTCCACCAGCGCTCCATCTTCGAGTTCGGCGCGGACGACTGGCGCAGCCTCATCCTGCGAGGCCGCGGCCTGTGGCTCTATGAGCGCCGGCCCGAGGGCACGTACTTCAAGACGGTCTTCGACTACGAGACGCGCCATGGGGTGCTGGGGGAGCTGCTCGACGCGGCGCTGTTCCGCCCCCTCATGCGGCTGGGCACCGAGTGGGGCTTCGAGACGCTGCGGCGGTGGTGCGCGGGGGACGTGCACGCGACGCGGCAGCGGCGCTCGCGGTGGCGGTTCGGCGCGTTCCTCGTGGCGCGGTGGCTGGGCAGGCCGCCCGCTCCCGGCGCGGCGCGAAGCTGGCTGGGACGCGGGGACGCCGCCGAGGGACGGACGCGTCCTTGTGGAGAACTTGTGGAGGTCGCGCCATGA
- a CDS encoding head GIN domain-containing protein: MKTARMTLLVPMLMFASASFADDSRTSETREVSDFHSVAVGQGLKAQVKVGPKSVRLEGPADKLSKLRLVVKDGQLTTEMDRGNFFKGMQNGRVTLYISSPRVEGVSASGGSHVEAEASASEDFSAEASGGAALTIRDINSDKLDIEASGGSVVNLSGRARDMEVEASGGTIIKAMDVKGVKRLEVEASGGSQLEADPSEKLSVEASGGSTIQCATRPPRTEVKANGGSRVVYTKD, translated from the coding sequence ATGAAGACCGCCCGCATGACCCTGCTCGTCCCCATGCTCATGTTCGCGAGTGCCTCCTTCGCGGATGACTCGCGGACGTCCGAGACGCGCGAGGTCTCCGACTTCCACTCCGTCGCCGTGGGCCAGGGCCTCAAGGCCCAGGTGAAGGTCGGCCCCAAGTCGGTCCGCCTGGAAGGACCCGCGGACAAGCTCTCCAAGCTGCGGCTCGTCGTGAAGGACGGCCAGCTCACCACGGAGATGGACCGGGGGAATTTCTTCAAGGGCATGCAGAACGGCCGCGTCACCCTCTACATCTCCAGCCCCCGCGTGGAGGGCGTGAGCGCCAGCGGCGGCAGCCACGTGGAAGCGGAGGCCTCCGCCTCCGAGGACTTCTCCGCCGAGGCCAGCGGCGGCGCCGCCCTCACCATCCGCGACATCAACTCCGACAAGCTGGACATCGAGGCCAGCGGCGGCTCCGTCGTCAACCTCTCCGGCCGCGCCCGGGACATGGAGGTCGAGGCCAGCGGCGGCACCATCATCAAGGCCATGGACGTCAAGGGCGTGAAGCGGCTGGAGGTGGAGGCCAGCGGTGGCTCGCAGCTGGAGGCGGACCCGTCCGAGAAGCTCTCCGTCGAGGCCAGCGGCGGCTCCACCATCCAGTGCGCCACCCGTCCTCCGCGCACCGAGGTGAAGGCGAACGGCGGCAGCCGCGTCGTCTACACGAAGGACTGA